One Misgurnus anguillicaudatus chromosome 19, ASM2758022v2, whole genome shotgun sequence genomic region harbors:
- the LOC141351205 gene encoding hepatic leukemia factor-like, with translation MEKMSRPLPVNPTFLPPTHGVLKSLLENPMKLPFHHDDGFGKDKEKEKKLEDDGNNLTSPQSAFLGPTLWDKTLSYDGDNFQLEYMDLEEFLSENGIPANNQSENQPSPQPPSTPPTPTVVDLSSRATTSVHSAIVAQNCHPSPNRAVPPSSRDTPSPIDPDSIQVPVGYEPDPADLALSSVPGQEIFDPRKRKFSAEELKPQPMIKKARKVFIPEDLKDEKYWARRKKNNFAAKRSRDARRLKENQIAIRAGFLEKENTALRQEVAELRKELGRCKNILAKYEARHGPL, from the exons ATGGAAAAGATGTCTCGACCTCTTCCTGTAAACCCAACTTTCCTACCTCCGACCCACGGTGTCCTGAAATCCCTGCTGGAGAACCCCATGAAACTGCCATTTCACCACGATGACG GCTTTGGGAAAGACAAAGAGAAGGAGAAGAAGCTGGAGGATGATGGAAACAATCTCACCAGCCCACAGTCCGCCTTTCTGGGCCCAACGCTGTGGGACAAGACCCTGTCATACGACGGTGATAACTTCCAGCTGGAATACATGGATTTAGAGGAATTCCTGTCAGAGAACGGTATTCCTGCCAACAATCAAAGCGAGAACCAACCTTCCCCGCAGCCTCCCTCCACCCCACCCACACCTACTGTGGTGGATCTCAGTAGCAGAGCAACTACTTCTGTTCACTCCGCGATAGTCGCCCAGAACTGCCATCCGAGCCCAAATAGAGCAG TTCCTCCCAGCTCACGTGACACACCCAGTCCAATAGATCCAGACTCAATCCAGGTTCCAGTCGGGTATGAGCCCGACCCTGCCGACCTCGCCCTATCCAGCGTCCCCGGCCAGGAGATCTTTGACCCCCGCAAACGTAAATTCTCCGCAGAGGAGCTAAAGCCACAGCCCATGATCAAGAAGGCACGCAAAGTCTTTATTCCTGAAGACCTGAAG GATGAAAAATACTGGGCACGGCGCAAAAAGAACAACTTTGCAGCAAAACGTTCCCGGGATGCTCGTCGGCTCAAAGAGAACCAGATCGCCATCCGGGCCGGGTTCCTGGAAAAAGAGAACACGGCGCTGAGACAGGAAGTGGCCGAGTTACGAAAGGAGCTCGGCCGCTGCAAGAACATTCTGGCCAAATACGAAGCGCGGCACGGCCCTCTGTGA